A window of Mustelus asterias chromosome 15, sMusAst1.hap1.1, whole genome shotgun sequence contains these coding sequences:
- the ltv1 gene encoding protein LTV1 homolog, with the protein MPHRKKKPFIQKKSSVTFHLVHRSQKDPLVADEKAPQRVLLPAERADVRKRKEEERKYGIFFDDTYNYLQHLKEASPVAELVASRIPLKENEDTGTTGHGRLEEKEQQIPTHSINLPSSVFASEFEEETGLLNKAAPVHGPRLDLDPDIVAALDDDFDFDNPDNMLEDDFVVKAVERGNDEEAQVDSDDEEWEDTEDVDFDSAGALSDDDGSRVASTEGGQREFPFLEEETRSRFTAYSMTSSVMRRNEQLTLLDDRFEKLYEEYDDDEIGALDHHELEGCIQVDSTRLDEVISDYQTQKAKDCQMPDDLGPRGDVLLKEEEEAKEEIEMLIIEEPAEQWDCESILSTYSNLYNHPKLITDPPKFNPIKVSKKTGIPLDVLSKPSLTAKQLERLETINISDLPRASTQSRQRDESKEERKIRKQAIKGERKERRMEKKANRNAFTVEKARQEQVMLNLRQNLQGIKL; encoded by the exons ATG CCTCATCGAAAGAAGAAGCCCTTCATCCAGAAGAAGTCATCAGTAACCTTTCACCTGGTGCACAGAAGCCAGAAAGATCCATTGGTCGCAGATGAGAAAGCTCCACAGAGAGTTCTCCTGCCTGCAGAG AGAGCGGATGTGCGAAAGCGGAAGGAGGAGGAAAGGAAATATGGCATCTTCTTTGATGATACTTACAACTATCTACAGCACCTGAAAGAGGCGTCTCCAGTTGCTGAGCTTGTGGCCTCCAGGATACCCCTGAAGGAGAATGAGGACACTGGAACTACAGGACATGGAAGGCTGGAAGAGAAGGAGCAGCAGATTCCC ACTCATTCCATTAATCTGCCGTCATCGGTTTTTGCTTCAGAGTTTGAAGAGGAAACGGGATTATTGAACAAAGCAGCTCCTGTGCACG GACCTCGCCTGGACCTCGACCCGGACATTGTGGCCGCCCTTGATGATGATTTTGACTTTGACAATCCAGACAACATGTTGGAAGATGACTTTGTGGTGAAGGCTGTCGAGAGAGGGAATGACGAGGAGGCTCAGGT GGATTCCGATGATGAAGAGTGGGAGGATACTGAAGATGTAGACTTTGACTCGGCTGGTGCTCTGTCTGATGATGATGGCTCGAGGGTTGCCAGCACGGAGGGTGGGCAGAGAGAGTTCCCCTTTCTGGAAGAGGAGACCAGGAGTCGCTTCACTGCCTACTCCATGACATCATCTGTGATGAGACGAAACGAGCAACTCACTCTGCTGGACGATCGGTTTGAGAAG CTGTACGAGGAGTATGATGATGATGAGATCGGAGCTCTGGATCACCATGAACTGGAGGGATGTATTCAGGTCGACAGCACACGGCTGGATGAAGTCATCAGCGATTATCAAACCCAGAAAGCAAAAGA CTGTCAGATGCCCGATGACCTGGGGCCAAGGGGGGACGTCCTActaaaggaggaggaagaggcgaaGGAAGAGATTGAGATGCTGATCATTGAAGAGCCAGCAGAGCAATGGGACTGTGAATCCATCCTCA GCACCTATTCAAATCTATACAACCACCCGAAGCTGATAACTGATCCACCAAAG TTCAATCCTATCAAGGTGTCCAAGAAAACTGGGATTCCGCTGGATGTTTTATCCAAACCGAGTCTCACTGCTAAACAGCTGGAACGACTGGAGACAATTAATATCAGCGACTTGCCCAGAGCTTCCACACAATCCCGTCAGCGGGATGAGAGCAAAGAGGAGAGGAAAATCCGGAAACAGGCAATTAAAGGAGAAAGGAAG GAGAGAAGAATGGAAAAGAAAGCCAACAGAAATGCATTCACAGTGGAGAAGGCGAGGCAGGAACAAGTCATGTTGAATCTGCGACAGAACCTACAGGGGATCAAACTGTGA